From Desulfovibrio aminophilus, a single genomic window includes:
- a CDS encoding adenylyltransferase/cytidyltransferase family protein, whose protein sequence is MHRSKVMGLEELARTMAELRGKGVSTGLAHGCFDVLHLGHVRYLARAREHCGFLAVTVTPDAYLNKGPHRPVFSSEQRAEVLAALGMVDAVAVNRWPTAVEALAMLRPAVYFKGRERRAEMDDPSTVMYAESLACRSAGGAVTFIDEIVFSSTSLARRFYSPLLQEEGLLAP, encoded by the coding sequence ATGCACAGAAGCAAGGTCATGGGCCTGGAGGAACTGGCCCGGACTATGGCGGAACTGCGCGGCAAAGGCGTCTCCACCGGCTTGGCGCACGGCTGCTTCGACGTGCTCCACCTCGGGCATGTGCGCTACCTGGCCCGGGCCCGGGAGCATTGCGGCTTTCTCGCCGTCACCGTGACGCCCGATGCATATCTGAACAAAGGGCCGCACCGGCCGGTGTTCTCCTCGGAGCAGCGGGCCGAGGTCCTGGCCGCCCTGGGCATGGTGGACGCCGTCGCCGTGAACCGCTGGCCCACGGCCGTGGAGGCGCTGGCCATGCTGCGGCCCGCCGTCTATTTCAAGGGGCGGGAGCGGCGAGCCGAAATGGACGACCCCTCCACGGTCATGTACGCGGAAAGCCTCGCCTGCCGCTCGGCGGGCGGCGCGGTCACGTTCATTGACGAGATCGTTTTTTCTTCCACCAGCCTGGCGAGGCGGTTTTACAGTCCCCTGCTCCAGGAGGAGGGGCTTCTCGCTCCGTAG
- a CDS encoding cytochrome c3 family protein, with protein MTESAPGRPGRGRPSPVLAVSALILLFALAAVPALVRGAAASGHGPQHKLADVRPVSPENYSLGVEGTWTPEHMPKDGYLSWPSQRTRPPVFFSHARHVQGGRTSCRSCHHKDPASCSSEAACHSLITREDDPPRSLHRAFHLAGSPRSCLGCHSRFKANYLPHGPLECGRCHR; from the coding sequence ATGACCGAGTCCGCGCCGGGCCGCCCCGGGCGGGGGCGTCCGTCTCCCGTCCTGGCCGTGTCGGCCCTGATCCTCCTCTTCGCCCTGGCGGCGGTTCCGGCCCTGGTCCGGGGCGCGGCCGCGAGCGGCCACGGGCCCCAGCACAAGCTGGCGGATGTCCGGCCCGTGAGCCCCGAGAACTACAGCCTCGGCGTGGAGGGGACCTGGACCCCGGAGCACATGCCCAAGGACGGCTACCTGTCCTGGCCCTCCCAGCGCACCCGGCCTCCGGTCTTCTTCTCCCACGCCCGCCACGTCCAGGGCGGCCGCACCTCCTGCCGCAGCTGTCACCACAAGGATCCGGCGAGCTGCTCCTCCGAGGCGGCCTGCCATTCCCTGATCACCCGCGAGGACGATCCGCCCCGGTCGCTGCACCGGGCCTTCCACCTGGCGGGCTCGCCGCGCAGCTGCCTGGGCTGCCATTCCCGCTTCAAGGCCAACTACCTGCCGCACGGGCCGCTGGAATGCGGCCGCTGCCACCGCTGA
- a CDS encoding NAD-dependent epimerase/dehydratase family protein — translation MRKAVVTGGAGFIGSHLADALVAMGVEVLALDNMVNGRPENLAQAEASGLCSLVRGDIMDFDAVCRHFQGADTVFHLAGLADIVPSVEVPRPYLHANVEGTVNVLEAARLAGVGRFVYAASSSCYGIPDIYPTPETAELRPQYPYALSKRLGEDCVLHWARVYGLEANSLRLFNVYGPRAQTHGAYGGVFKVFLPQKLAGRPFTIVGDGSQQRDFIHVRDVARAFVLAGTGTRHGETFNVGSGAPQSVNRLADLLGGERVHLPKRPGEPDATWADIGKISALFGWRPEIGFEEGVAEILANIEDYRDAILWDTDGIARATRKWFTCLGRGA, via the coding sequence ATGCGCAAGGCGGTCGTCACGGGAGGGGCCGGGTTCATCGGCTCGCATCTGGCCGACGCCCTTGTGGCGATGGGGGTGGAGGTTCTCGCGCTGGACAACATGGTCAACGGCCGTCCAGAAAATCTCGCCCAGGCCGAGGCTTCGGGGTTGTGCTCCCTCGTCCGGGGAGACATTATGGACTTCGATGCCGTCTGCCGCCATTTCCAGGGCGCGGACACGGTGTTCCACCTCGCGGGCCTGGCCGACATCGTGCCCAGCGTCGAGGTGCCCCGGCCGTATCTGCACGCCAACGTGGAGGGCACGGTGAACGTGCTGGAGGCCGCCAGGCTGGCGGGTGTCGGACGCTTCGTCTACGCGGCCTCCTCCTCATGCTACGGCATCCCGGACATCTACCCCACCCCGGAGACGGCGGAACTGCGGCCGCAGTATCCCTATGCCCTGTCCAAGCGGCTGGGCGAGGACTGCGTGCTGCACTGGGCCCGGGTCTATGGGTTGGAGGCGAATTCACTCCGGCTGTTCAACGTCTATGGGCCGCGTGCGCAGACCCATGGGGCGTACGGCGGAGTGTTCAAGGTCTTCCTGCCGCAAAAGCTCGCCGGGCGGCCTTTCACCATCGTGGGCGACGGGTCGCAGCAGCGGGATTTCATTCATGTGCGGGATGTGGCGCGGGCGTTCGTTCTGGCTGGAACCGGCACCCGCCACGGCGAGACGTTCAACGTGGGCAGCGGCGCTCCGCAATCCGTGAACCGCCTCGCCGATCTGTTGGGCGGAGAGCGGGTTCATCTGCCCAAGCGTCCGGGTGAGCCCGACGCCACCTGGGCGGACATCGGCAAGATTTCGGCCCTGTTCGGCTGGAGGCCGGAGATCGGCTTCGAGGAGGGCGTGGCCGAGATTCTCGCCAACATCGAGGACTACCGCGACGCCATTCTCTGGGACACGGACGGCATCGCGCGGGCCACGAGGAAGTGGTTCACCTGCCTGGGGCGCGGGGCGTGA
- a CDS encoding Fic family protein, whose translation MRGKTLVLSADNLQFSRRFDRVRVQPVLARVQTLAAVLAELPVLPETAEALDADLRLRSILASAALSGNALGPEQAARALDAAEPPADPAAREIHNLGRALRPLTKPRREFGVMEVAEAHLRKLHAGITEGLDYPASEPGAYRSRSIEVGDESQGGSYVPPRHVQDVRRLMERFAAWINSEPLRHEPPLLRAAICSFHLACIHPFDTGNHRAARALHALILSAAGLRRLSWLPAIQEHRAPLESYRAFLDSLRHDLDLTAYLEHHLLGLLDQLTEIKARLLAPLARLTAEHHLQALLDQRRISRRQLDLLHLLQEHGRPLTLQQILATRPFSILYRDRTSHSARRDLLNLVEQGLLHRSAHAFSPFGGS comes from the coding sequence ATGCGCGGAAAAACCCTGGTGCTCAGCGCGGACAATCTCCAGTTCTCGCGCCGCTTCGACCGCGTGCGGGTCCAGCCCGTCCTGGCCCGGGTCCAGACCCTGGCCGCCGTCCTGGCCGAACTGCCCGTGCTTCCGGAAACCGCCGAAGCCCTCGACGCCGATCTCCGCCTGCGCTCCATCCTCGCTTCCGCCGCGCTCTCGGGCAACGCCCTGGGCCCGGAACAGGCCGCCCGCGCCCTGGACGCCGCCGAGCCCCCGGCCGACCCCGCGGCCCGCGAAATCCACAACCTCGGCCGGGCGCTGCGCCCCCTCACCAAGCCCCGCCGCGAGTTCGGCGTCATGGAGGTGGCCGAGGCCCACCTGCGCAAGCTCCACGCCGGCATCACCGAAGGCCTGGACTATCCCGCGTCCGAACCCGGCGCGTACCGGTCCCGCTCCATCGAGGTGGGCGACGAGTCCCAGGGCGGCTCCTACGTCCCGCCCCGCCACGTCCAGGACGTCCGCCGCCTCATGGAGCGCTTCGCCGCCTGGATCAACTCCGAGCCCCTGCGCCACGAGCCGCCCCTGCTCCGCGCCGCCATCTGCTCCTTCCACCTGGCCTGCATCCACCCCTTCGACACCGGCAACCACCGCGCCGCCCGCGCCCTCCACGCCCTCATTCTCTCCGCCGCCGGGCTGCGCCGCCTCTCCTGGCTCCCGGCCATCCAGGAACACCGCGCCCCCCTGGAGTCCTACCGCGCCTTCCTCGACTCCCTGCGCCACGACCTGGACCTCACCGCCTACCTCGAACACCACCTCCTGGGCCTCCTGGACCAGCTCACCGAGATCAAGGCCCGGCTCCTGGCCCCCCTGGCCCGGCTCACCGCCGAGCACCACCTCCAGGCCCTCCTGGACCAGCGCCGCATCTCCCGCCGCCAGCTGGACCTCCTCCACCTGCTCCAGGAGCACGGCCGCCCCCTCACCCTCCAGCAGATCCTCGCCACCCGGCCCTTCAGCATCCTCTACCGCGACCGCACCTCCCACTCCGCCCGCCGCGACCTGCTCAACCTCGTGGAACAAGGCCTGCTCCACCGCTCCGCCCACGCCTTCTCCCCCTTCGGGGGTTCATAG
- a CDS encoding [FeFe] hydrogenase, group A — MSRIEMEKIFYEDSAPDPKANPDNLYFIQIDEKKCIGCDTCQQYCPTNAIFGDSGEPHKIPYKELCINCGQCLTHCPTAAIYESQSWVSQIDKKLKDKKLKTVAMPAPAVRYALGECFGMAPGSVTTGKMLSALKQLGFTHVWDNEFTADVTIWEEGTEFVGRLTKKIDAPLPQFTSCCPGWHKYVESYYPELLPHLSTAKSPIGMDGALSKTYGADTRKYNRADMYTVSIMPCTAKKYEGMRADLWSSGYQDIDATIDTRELAYMLKKAGIDLKKMSEGKRDDLMGDSTGGATIFGVTGGVMEAALRFAYQAVTKQKPASWDFKAVRGLEGLKEATVNIGGTDVRVAVIHGAKRFKKVCDLIKSGKSNWHFVEFMACPGGCVMGGGQPIFPGVQQADSGLLGRCLAGWNNRLADNA, encoded by the coding sequence ATGAGCCGCATTGAAATGGAAAAGATTTTCTACGAGGACAGCGCGCCGGACCCGAAGGCGAACCCGGACAACCTCTACTTCATCCAGATCGATGAGAAGAAATGCATCGGCTGCGACACCTGCCAGCAGTACTGTCCGACCAACGCCATCTTCGGCGACTCCGGCGAACCGCACAAGATTCCGTACAAGGAACTGTGCATCAACTGCGGCCAGTGCCTGACCCACTGCCCGACCGCGGCCATCTATGAATCCCAGTCCTGGGTCAGCCAGATCGACAAGAAGCTCAAGGACAAGAAGCTCAAGACCGTGGCCATGCCCGCCCCGGCCGTGCGCTATGCCCTGGGCGAGTGCTTCGGCATGGCTCCGGGCTCGGTGACCACGGGCAAGATGCTCTCGGCCCTCAAGCAGCTGGGCTTCACCCACGTCTGGGACAACGAGTTCACCGCCGACGTGACCATCTGGGAGGAAGGCACCGAATTCGTGGGACGCCTGACCAAGAAGATCGACGCGCCCCTGCCCCAGTTCACTTCCTGCTGCCCGGGCTGGCACAAGTACGTGGAATCCTATTACCCCGAACTGCTGCCGCACCTGTCCACGGCCAAGTCGCCCATCGGCATGGACGGGGCCCTGTCCAAGACCTACGGCGCGGACACGCGCAAGTACAACCGCGCGGACATGTACACCGTGTCCATCATGCCCTGCACGGCCAAGAAGTACGAAGGCATGCGCGCGGACCTCTGGTCCTCCGGGTACCAAGACATCGACGCCACCATCGACACCCGCGAGCTGGCCTACATGCTCAAGAAGGCGGGCATCGACCTGAAGAAGATGTCCGAAGGCAAGCGCGACGACCTCATGGGCGACTCCACCGGCGGCGCGACCATCTTCGGCGTCACCGGCGGCGTCATGGAGGCGGCCCTGCGCTTCGCCTACCAGGCCGTGACCAAGCAGAAGCCCGCGTCCTGGGACTTCAAGGCCGTGCGCGGCCTGGAGGGACTCAAGGAGGCCACGGTGAACATCGGCGGCACGGACGTGCGCGTGGCCGTGATCCACGGGGCCAAGCGCTTCAAGAAGGTCTGCGACCTGATCAAGAGCGGCAAGTCCAACTGGCACTTCGTGGAATTCATGGCCTGCCCCGGCGGCTGCGTCATGGGCGGCGGCCAGCCGATCTTCCCCGGCGTGCAGCAGGCCGACAGCGGTCTTCTCGGCCGCTGCCTGGCTGGATGGAACAACCGTCTCGCGGACAACGCCTAG
- a CDS encoding chemotaxis protein: MAKKTEILLETGTNELEILEFHIDEQTPAGPVPCHFGVNVAKVMQVIESPRLTHPESATHPSFLGVIPLRHHILPVIDLAVWLNLDKAGHDQEVVIVTEFSQAVTGFLVSGVTEIHRVGWPEVIPPSKALGRVDTASIVGLVERGGRFIQLLDLEYILADLDPARAAQAWSTSAHVETHYSALVADDSATIRAMLQNNLEAAGFEVLMANNGSEALDRLQEVKNAAHDAGKPVTEFLDVLISDIEMPLMDGFSLTKSVKNDPVLKSLPVILYSSIITDELRHKGESVGADAQVAKPDLDQMARTAIGLIEAQSAVPAG, encoded by the coding sequence ATGGCCAAGAAGACGGAAATCCTCCTGGAGACCGGCACCAACGAGCTGGAAATCCTGGAGTTCCACATCGACGAGCAGACCCCGGCCGGGCCCGTGCCCTGCCACTTCGGGGTCAACGTGGCCAAGGTCATGCAGGTCATCGAGAGCCCCCGGCTCACGCACCCGGAATCCGCCACCCACCCCTCGTTCCTGGGCGTCATCCCCCTGCGCCACCACATCCTGCCGGTCATCGACCTGGCCGTGTGGCTCAACCTGGACAAGGCGGGCCACGACCAGGAGGTGGTCATCGTCACGGAGTTCAGCCAGGCGGTCACCGGCTTCCTCGTCTCCGGCGTCACCGAGATCCACCGCGTGGGCTGGCCCGAGGTCATCCCGCCGTCCAAGGCCCTGGGCCGCGTGGACACGGCCAGCATCGTGGGTCTGGTGGAACGCGGCGGCCGCTTCATCCAGCTCCTGGACCTGGAGTACATCCTGGCCGACCTGGACCCGGCCCGCGCGGCCCAGGCCTGGAGCACCTCGGCCCACGTGGAGACGCACTACAGCGCCCTGGTGGCCGACGACTCCGCCACCATTCGGGCCATGCTCCAGAACAACCTGGAGGCCGCCGGATTCGAGGTCCTCATGGCCAACAACGGCTCCGAGGCCCTGGACCGGCTCCAGGAGGTCAAGAACGCGGCCCATGACGCGGGCAAGCCCGTCACCGAGTTCCTGGACGTGCTCATCTCGGACATCGAGATGCCGCTCATGGACGGCTTCAGCCTGACCAAGTCCGTGAAGAACGACCCGGTGCTCAAGTCCCTGCCCGTGATCCTCTATTCCTCCATCATCACCGACGAGCTGCGCCACAAGGGCGAGAGCGTGGGCGCGGACGCCCAGGTGGCCAAGCCGGACCTGGACCAGATGGCCCGCACCGCCATCGGGCTCATTGAGGCCCAGTCCGCGGTTCCGGCAGGCTAG
- a CDS encoding RNA-binding protein, which translates to MKSIYVGNLPFSATEDQTRDLFARYGEVSSVKFIMDRETGRFRGFGFVEMEDNAADEAIRSLNGADFGGRTLKVNEAKPREERRPRW; encoded by the coding sequence ATGAAGTCCATTTACGTCGGGAACCTTCCCTTCAGCGCCACCGAGGACCAGACCCGCGACCTGTTCGCCCGTTACGGCGAAGTGTCTTCCGTCAAGTTCATCATGGACCGCGAGACCGGCCGCTTCCGCGGCTTCGGCTTCGTGGAGATGGAGGACAACGCGGCTGATGAGGCCATCCGCAGCCTGAACGGCGCCGATTTCGGCGGCCGCACCCTCAAGGTCAACGAGGCCAAGCCCCGCGAGGAGCGTCGCCCCCGCTGGTAG
- a CDS encoding response regulator: MKSALRPRRAHVLIFLLLLAAALAAPAAMLHADEPRPRVRAALSGLPPGAFLDEEGRPRGLAVEVMEEVARAEGWDLEWVPCSGQECVGFMRQERVDVLPYVAQTEERAEFLDFSRRKYTRTWGAVYTRPGEKPASLMDMAGRTVALARGSRLAQGFLELMEEYGLSVSAHWVNTQPEVLGAVSRGEAGAGVVCRLYGEYAASMYGVAPATITFMPSFEAAAVLKGQKAWILKGFDRQMDRLVMDRGSVLHASLQRWLDRDHGHALPEWFGLGLALGLAVVAAALILATLFGLRAGRQRRDLLTIEARERDMRKEVEERRKTEAALLRNRQRFALAARAGKVGVWERDFVLDQTYVDPVFKELLGYDPDEVPDDLDSIAELMRAEDREGAREHFERFIRSGRSEFEVETQLTHRDGEYRWVEVRGTCVRDAGGRPLKIIGAVVDITERKRLEMALIRAKEEAEAASLAKGEFLANMSHEIRTPLNGVMGMLQLLQRTPLDGKQRKYVDTALNSGQNLLAVISDILDLSKIEAGKVEIARERFNLPELLDSVLDIFRPQALEKGLTLTWTAEGDLPDEVAGNPGRLRQVLFNLVGNSIKFTEAGFVHVLASRKPGLEPEGRVRLDFEVTDTGVGIPGHMLEKIFDSFTQADGSFSRKYQGTGLGLGIVKRLVGLMGGDVRLESEPGRGTKVILHLLAHAADAGLEPVEGPARAASGRGKPSGLRILLAEDNKINQLAATSFLEEAGHSVTLAENGRQVLDLLARGTYDCVLMDIQMPEMSGLEATRRIREGEAPKARDIPIVAMTAHAMKGDRERFLAAGMNGYIAKPVSLEEFDSVLGGILRPPAGEA; this comes from the coding sequence ATGAAATCCGCCTTGCGCCCGCGCCGGGCGCATGTCCTCATATTCCTCCTGCTGCTGGCCGCCGCGCTGGCCGCCCCCGCGGCCATGCTCCACGCCGACGAGCCCCGCCCTCGGGTGCGCGCGGCCCTTTCGGGCCTGCCGCCCGGGGCCTTCCTGGACGAGGAGGGCCGCCCCCGGGGCCTGGCCGTGGAGGTCATGGAGGAGGTGGCCCGGGCCGAGGGCTGGGACCTGGAGTGGGTGCCCTGCTCGGGCCAGGAGTGCGTCGGCTTCATGCGCCAGGAGCGCGTGGACGTGCTGCCCTACGTGGCCCAGACCGAGGAGCGCGCGGAGTTCCTCGACTTCAGCCGCCGCAAGTACACCCGCACCTGGGGCGCGGTCTACACCCGGCCCGGCGAGAAACCAGCCAGCCTCATGGACATGGCGGGCCGCACGGTGGCCCTGGCGCGCGGTTCGCGCCTGGCCCAGGGATTCCTGGAGCTCATGGAGGAATACGGCCTCTCGGTCTCGGCCCACTGGGTGAACACCCAGCCCGAGGTCCTGGGCGCGGTGTCCCGGGGCGAGGCCGGGGCGGGCGTGGTCTGCCGCCTCTATGGCGAGTATGCGGCCTCCATGTACGGCGTGGCGCCCGCCACGATCACCTTCATGCCCTCCTTCGAGGCCGCGGCCGTGCTCAAGGGGCAGAAGGCCTGGATTCTCAAGGGGTTCGACCGCCAGATGGACCGCCTGGTCATGGACCGGGGCTCGGTCCTGCACGCCTCCCTGCAACGCTGGCTGGACCGCGACCACGGGCACGCCCTGCCCGAGTGGTTCGGCCTGGGCCTGGCCCTGGGCCTGGCCGTGGTCGCGGCGGCGCTCATCCTGGCCACGCTCTTCGGCCTGCGCGCCGGACGCCAGCGCCGCGACCTGCTGACCATCGAGGCCCGCGAGCGCGACATGCGCAAGGAGGTGGAGGAGCGCCGCAAGACCGAGGCCGCCCTGCTGCGCAACCGCCAGCGCTTCGCCCTGGCCGCCCGCGCGGGCAAGGTGGGCGTCTGGGAGCGCGACTTCGTCCTGGACCAGACCTACGTGGACCCGGTGTTCAAGGAGCTTCTCGGCTACGACCCCGACGAGGTGCCCGACGACCTGGACAGCATCGCGGAACTCATGCGCGCCGAGGACCGCGAGGGCGCGCGCGAGCACTTCGAGCGCTTCATCAGGAGCGGCCGGTCCGAGTTCGAGGTGGAGACCCAGCTCACCCACCGCGACGGCGAGTACCGCTGGGTCGAGGTGCGCGGCACCTGCGTGCGCGACGCCGGGGGCCGACCCCTGAAGATCATCGGCGCGGTGGTGGACATCACCGAGCGCAAGCGCCTGGAAATGGCCCTCATCCGCGCCAAGGAGGAGGCCGAGGCCGCCAGCCTGGCCAAGGGCGAGTTCCTGGCCAACATGAGCCACGAGATCCGCACTCCGCTCAACGGCGTCATGGGCATGCTCCAGCTCCTCCAGCGCACGCCCCTGGACGGCAAGCAGCGCAAGTACGTGGACACGGCCCTCAACTCGGGCCAGAACCTCCTGGCCGTGATCAGCGACATCCTCGACCTGTCCAAGATCGAGGCGGGCAAGGTGGAGATCGCCCGCGAACGCTTCAATCTGCCCGAACTGCTGGACTCCGTGCTGGACATCTTCCGGCCCCAGGCCCTGGAAAAGGGCCTGACCCTGACCTGGACCGCCGAGGGCGACCTCCCCGACGAGGTCGCCGGAAACCCGGGACGCCTGCGCCAGGTGCTCTTCAACCTCGTGGGCAACTCCATCAAGTTCACCGAGGCCGGGTTCGTCCACGTGCTGGCCTCGCGCAAGCCGGGACTGGAGCCCGAGGGCCGCGTGCGCCTCGACTTCGAGGTCACGGACACCGGCGTGGGCATCCCGGGCCACATGCTGGAGAAGATCTTCGACTCCTTCACCCAGGCCGACGGCTCCTTCTCCCGCAAGTACCAGGGCACGGGCCTGGGCCTGGGCATCGTCAAGCGCCTCGTGGGGCTCATGGGCGGCGACGTGCGCCTGGAATCCGAACCCGGCCGGGGCACCAAGGTCATCCTGCACCTCCTGGCCCACGCCGCCGACGCGGGCCTGGAGCCCGTGGAGGGACCGGCCCGCGCCGCCTCGGGCCGGGGCAAGCCCTCGGGCCTGCGCATCCTCCTGGCCGAGGACAACAAGATCAACCAGCTGGCGGCCACGAGCTTCCTGGAGGAGGCCGGGCACAGCGTGACCCTGGCCGAGAACGGCCGCCAGGTCCTGGACCTGCTGGCGCGCGGGACCTACGACTGCGTGCTCATGGACATCCAGATGCCCGAGATGAGCGGCCTGGAGGCCACCCGCCGCATCCGCGAGGGCGAGGCCCCCAAGGCCCGGGACATCCCCATCGTGGCCATGACCGCCCACGCCATGAAGGGCGACCGCGAACGCTTCCTGGCCGCCGGAATGAACGGCTACATCGCCAAGCCCGTGAGCCTGGAGGAATTCGACTCCGTGCTCGGCGGCATCCTCCGGCCTCCAGCGGGGGAGGCATAG
- a CDS encoding PHP domain-containing protein, giving the protein MSIDLHTHSTASDGTDTPAEMVRKARAAGLSALGLTDHDTVGGLDELRRAGAEAGLYVVPGVELSASAPPGSGPLHLVGLWLPEQPEHLLRLLDWAIQAREARNREVADKLAALGTGVTYEEVRELAGGVVGRPHFAQALLRRKAVTSLEEAFRRYLGRWGKAYAPKAKVTPAQALGALRADGATTVLAHPGLLGLSPAELEPVVRRLRDLGLEAVEVHYPEHSPRQMDQYAALAGRLGLLPSGGSDYHGSVKPGLLLGRGKGSLCVPDSVLARLREHRAGQGLWS; this is encoded by the coding sequence GTGAGCATCGACCTGCACACCCACTCCACGGCTTCCGACGGCACGGACACGCCCGCCGAAATGGTCCGCAAGGCCCGCGCCGCCGGGCTTTCCGCCCTGGGCCTCACGGACCACGACACCGTGGGCGGACTGGACGAACTGCGCCGGGCCGGGGCCGAGGCCGGGCTGTACGTGGTGCCCGGGGTGGAGCTCTCGGCCTCCGCGCCGCCCGGCTCCGGGCCGCTCCACCTGGTGGGGCTCTGGCTGCCCGAACAGCCGGAGCACCTGCTCCGCCTCCTGGACTGGGCCATCCAGGCCCGCGAGGCCCGCAACCGCGAGGTGGCCGACAAGCTGGCCGCCCTGGGCACGGGCGTGACCTATGAGGAGGTCCGGGAACTGGCCGGGGGCGTGGTGGGCAGGCCGCACTTCGCCCAGGCCCTGCTCCGGCGCAAGGCCGTGACCTCGCTGGAGGAGGCCTTCCGCCGCTACCTGGGCCGCTGGGGCAAGGCCTACGCGCCCAAGGCCAAGGTCACTCCGGCCCAGGCGCTGGGGGCCCTGCGCGCCGACGGGGCCACCACGGTGCTGGCCCACCCGGGCCTGCTGGGCCTGTCCCCGGCCGAGCTGGAGCCCGTGGTCCGCCGGCTGCGCGACCTGGGCCTGGAAGCCGTGGAGGTCCACTACCCCGAGCACTCGCCGCGCCAGATGGACCAGTACGCGGCCCTGGCCGGACGCCTGGGGCTCCTGCCCTCGGGCGGCAGCGACTACCACGGTTCGGTGAAGCCGGGCCTGCTCCTGGGCCGGGGCAAGGGCTCCCTGTGCGTGCCCGACTCCGTGCTCGCCCGGCTGCGCGAACACCGCGCCGGCCAGGGGCTGTGGAGCTAG
- a CDS encoding iron hydrogenase small subunit, translating into MNTLHITRRSFLKTCGVLGGATLLNAGLPALVRAANEKALKDYMNDRISAVYGADGKFPIRASQDNPQVKALYKNWLGEPGSEKAHQFLHMHFTDRSQNIKRLGDKAVNPRAKEFEGQPYPYE; encoded by the coding sequence ATGAACACGTTGCACATCACCCGACGCAGCTTCCTGAAGACCTGCGGCGTGCTCGGCGGCGCGACCCTGCTCAACGCGGGACTTCCGGCCCTGGTCCGGGCCGCCAATGAAAAGGCGCTCAAGGACTACATGAACGACCGCATCAGCGCGGTCTACGGCGCGGACGGCAAGTTCCCCATCCGCGCCTCCCAGGACAACCCCCAGGTCAAGGCCCTGTACAAGAACTGGCTCGGCGAGCCCGGCAGCGAGAAGGCCCACCAGTTCCTGCACATGCACTTCACGGACCGCTCCCAGAACATCAAGCGCCTGGGCGACAAGGCCGTGAACCCCAGGGCCAAGGAGTTCGAAGGCCAGCCCTATCCCTACGAATAA
- a CDS encoding response regulator, whose translation MERLLLVDDAEAQRAIAMLFLKDLPCAVDQAADGAEAVELFRANGYVLVLLDLEMPGMHGLDAVRAMRSLEAVGQRQRTPILALTAHEDQEHARQCAEAGFDGVLVKPLRRPELREIVSNRLPVF comes from the coding sequence ATGGAACGCCTTCTTCTCGTGGACGACGCCGAGGCCCAGCGGGCCATCGCCATGCTCTTCCTCAAGGATCTGCCCTGCGCCGTGGACCAGGCGGCGGACGGGGCCGAGGCCGTGGAGCTGTTCCGGGCCAACGGCTACGTGCTCGTGCTCCTGGACCTGGAGATGCCCGGGATGCACGGCCTGGACGCGGTCCGGGCCATGCGCTCGCTGGAGGCCGTCGGGCAGCGCCAGCGCACGCCCATCCTGGCCCTCACGGCCCACGAGGACCAGGAGCACGCCCGCCAGTGCGCCGAGGCGGGCTTCGACGGGGTCCTGGTCAAGCCCCTGCGCCGCCCCGAGCTGCGCGAAATCGTGTCCAACCGCCTGCCCGTGTTCTGA